The following proteins come from a genomic window of Mariniflexile sp. TRM1-10:
- a CDS encoding sterol desaturase family protein gives MDFTNPLVYGIPFFLGLILLELTYSRTHDHKSLYKWKDLASSLTMGVGSVVIAPLIKTISAIIIFNYLYELCNPMVDGIRTNIMGWESFGYSWPVWIACQFLDDFTYYWFHRQNHMVRFLWAAHIVHHSSENFNLGTAVRNGWFTILYKPLFYMWLPAIGFPPEMVIVCLGIEALWQFQLHSAYIPKMGIIEKVFNTHTMHQVHHAKNIEYMDKNHGGFLNMFDKLFGTWKELDENIDIEYGVTKPPNSYNPLVILTHEYKDIWNDMKKSPNLYHKFMYAFGSPGWSHDGSTLTIKQMRKEIELANKRTIENNLEVPNTNFQTVD, from the coding sequence ATGGATTTTACAAACCCACTAGTTTATGGTATTCCCTTTTTTTTGGGGCTCATTTTACTTGAGCTTACTTACAGTAGAACCCATGACCATAAAAGTCTTTATAAATGGAAAGATTTAGCTTCCAGTCTTACAATGGGCGTTGGATCGGTAGTTATAGCGCCTTTAATAAAAACTATTTCTGCTATAATTATTTTCAATTACTTATACGAATTGTGCAACCCTATGGTTGATGGCATTCGCACCAATATTATGGGTTGGGAATCTTTTGGTTATTCTTGGCCCGTTTGGATAGCCTGCCAGTTTTTAGACGATTTTACCTATTATTGGTTTCACAGACAAAACCATATGGTACGCTTTTTATGGGCAGCACACATCGTGCATCATTCTTCAGAAAATTTCAATCTGGGAACAGCTGTTAGAAATGGTTGGTTCACCATATTATATAAACCATTATTTTACATGTGGCTACCCGCAATAGGATTTCCGCCCGAGATGGTCATTGTATGCTTAGGAATCGAAGCGCTTTGGCAATTTCAGTTACATTCTGCTTACATTCCAAAAATGGGAATCATTGAAAAAGTATTTAATACCCACACCATGCACCAAGTACATCATGCTAAAAACATAGAATATATGGATAAAAATCATGGTGGATTTTTAAATATGTTCGATAAACTATTTGGAACCTGGAAAGAATTAGATGAGAATATAGATATTGAATATGGTGTAACAAAACCACCAAATTCCTATAATCCTTTGGTGATATTAACGCATGAATATAAAGACATTTGGAACGATATGAAAAAGAGTCCAAATCTATATCACAAATTTATGTATGCCTTTGGCTCGCCTGGATGGAGTCATGATGGAAGCACTTTAACCATCAAACAAATGCGTAAGGAAATTGAATTGGCAAACAAAAGAACAATTGAAAATAATTTGGAGGTACCAAACACTAATTTTCAAACCGTTGATTAA
- a CDS encoding DEAD/DEAH box helicase, producing MSFKDLQLNRPILRAIAEAGYDNPTLVQEKAIPLVLAKKDVVVSAQTGTGKTAAFALPILQLLFDKQDASKKGKKIKALIISPTRELAIQIDENFKKYSTYTNLRTTVVFGGASIEPQIDVLKKGVDILIATPGRLLDLHKQDIINLDYIETLVLDEADLMLDMGFIDDVKKIERLCTKEKQILLFSATIPFKVEQLANTILNTPERVEVAPNSSTSKNVNQVLYYVPKRNKIELCLHLLRNDIKGSILIFRRTKFGVEKLEQTLKKNGYKVDSIHGDKSQNLREEALNNFKTNKVNILIATDVAARGIDINELDAVINFDLPNVPETYVHRIGRTARAGKSGNSYSFCSADEKTYVASIQQLIQLQLDVIEDHPYPLDPKAKKEIHRTPGKSKHKKGRKSESSKKKKKRWY from the coding sequence ATGTCGTTTAAAGACCTACAACTTAACAGACCCATTTTAAGAGCCATTGCCGAAGCTGGTTACGATAACCCTACATTGGTACAAGAAAAAGCCATTCCTTTGGTTTTAGCAAAAAAAGATGTGGTTGTATCTGCCCAAACCGGCACAGGCAAAACCGCTGCGTTTGCATTGCCTATTTTACAATTATTGTTCGATAAACAAGATGCCAGTAAAAAAGGCAAGAAAATTAAAGCATTAATTATAAGCCCTACGCGCGAATTAGCCATTCAAATAGACGAAAATTTCAAAAAATACAGCACTTATACCAATTTAAGAACGACGGTCGTTTTTGGAGGTGCTTCCATTGAGCCTCAAATTGATGTGTTAAAAAAAGGGGTTGATATTTTAATTGCTACGCCTGGGCGTTTGCTCGACTTGCACAAACAAGATATTATTAACCTCGATTATATTGAAACACTGGTTTTGGATGAAGCCGATTTAATGTTGGATATGGGTTTTATAGACGACGTTAAAAAAATTGAGCGTTTATGTACCAAAGAAAAACAGATTTTATTGTTTTCGGCAACCATCCCTTTTAAAGTAGAGCAACTGGCAAACACCATATTAAATACGCCCGAGCGTGTTGAAGTCGCACCAAATTCGTCCACTTCAAAAAACGTCAACCAAGTATTGTATTACGTGCCAAAACGCAATAAAATAGAATTGTGTTTGCACTTACTAAGAAACGATATTAAAGGCAGCATTCTTATTTTTAGACGCACCAAATTTGGGGTTGAAAAATTAGAACAAACCCTTAAAAAAAACGGTTACAAAGTGGATAGTATCCACGGCGATAAAAGTCAGAATTTAAGAGAAGAAGCTTTAAACAACTTCAAAACCAATAAAGTAAATATTTTAATAGCTACCGATGTAGCGGCACGTGGTATTGACATAAACGAACTGGATGCGGTAATAAATTTCGATTTACCAAACGTACCGGAAACTTATGTACACCGTATCGGAAGAACTGCTAGAGCTGGAAAATCCGGTAACTCCTATTCGTTTTGTTCTGCCGATGAAAAAACCTATGTAGCAAGCATTCAACAGCTTATTCAATTACAACTGGACGTTATTGAAGACCATCCGTATCCATTAGACCCTAAAGCAAAAAAAGAAATACACCGAACACCCGGAAAAAGCAAGCACAAAAAAGGGCGCAAAAGTGAATCTTCCAAAAAGAAAAAGAAACGTTGGTACTAA
- a CDS encoding RNA polymerase sigma factor — MTINDQYYINLILNGDTNAFHILVDRYKDLVYSLSLRMLKNREEAEEVSQDTFVKVFKSLPRFKGDSKFSTWIYKIAYNTCLDRLKKNKKFYNDVPIDEFTEHQVRTIDDALENLEAKEREQAIQDCMSLLPNEDGFLLTLYYFEEQSLDDISKVMGLTPNNVKVKLFRSRKKLAAILKQRLEPEIIESYERANR; from the coding sequence ATGACTATCAACGACCAATATTATATCAATTTAATTTTAAATGGAGATACCAATGCATTTCACATATTGGTAGACCGTTATAAAGATTTGGTGTATTCGTTATCGTTGCGCATGTTAAAGAATAGGGAAGAGGCCGAAGAGGTTTCACAAGATACCTTTGTGAAGGTTTTTAAGTCGTTACCAAGGTTTAAAGGCGATTCAAAGTTTTCAACATGGATTTATAAAATAGCTTATAATACCTGCTTGGATAGACTGAAGAAAAATAAAAAGTTTTATAATGATGTGCCTATTGATGAATTTACCGAACATCAAGTGAGAACAATTGATGATGCTTTAGAAAATTTAGAAGCTAAAGAGCGGGAGCAAGCCATTCAGGATTGTATGTCATTATTGCCCAATGAAGATGGTTTTTTGCTAACTTTGTATTACTTTGAAGAGCAGTCTTTAGACGACATTTCCAAAGTGATGGGTTTAACTCCCAATAACGTAAAAGTAAAGCTGTTTAGAAGCCGAAAAAAGCTAGCAGCCATTTTAAAGCAGCGATTAGAACCAGAAATAATTGAAAGTTATGAACGAGCAAACAGATAA
- a CDS encoding bestrophin family protein, translating to MVQYNPKDWITFIFRFHKSDTFRKLIPMMLFIGAYTGGVGYLELEYWKLSEKNHLSNITVMHGMLGFVISLLLVFRTNTAYDRWWEGRKLWGALVNNSRNLAMKLSVILKEEHDRVYFKKLIPSYASILSKHLTDKETSLQLYDGIELDNHKHRPNQVATMMYQKVNDLHEQEKITGDQLIILNAELQSFTDICGACERIKNTPIPYSYSAFIKKFIFFYIMTLPFGYVFSLGYYAIPVVIFIFYVLASLELIAEEIEDPFGIDANDLPIEKISANIKKHVEEII from the coding sequence ATGGTACAATACAACCCCAAAGACTGGATTACTTTTATTTTTAGATTTCATAAATCGGATACGTTCAGAAAACTGATTCCTATGATGCTATTTATAGGTGCTTACACAGGTGGCGTCGGGTATTTGGAACTTGAATATTGGAAATTATCCGAGAAAAACCATTTATCAAACATTACCGTCATGCATGGTATGCTGGGTTTCGTCATTTCCCTATTGTTGGTGTTTAGAACCAATACAGCTTACGACCGCTGGTGGGAAGGTAGAAAACTATGGGGTGCATTGGTTAACAACAGTCGGAATTTAGCCATGAAGCTCAGTGTTATTTTAAAAGAAGAACATGATAGGGTGTATTTTAAGAAATTGATTCCTAGCTATGCTTCTATATTGTCAAAACATTTAACCGATAAAGAAACCAGTTTGCAATTGTATGATGGGATAGAATTAGACAATCACAAGCACCGACCAAACCAAGTGGCTACCATGATGTACCAAAAGGTTAACGATTTGCATGAGCAAGAAAAAATTACGGGCGACCAACTTATTATTTTGAATGCCGAATTACAGTCGTTTACAGATATTTGTGGTGCTTGCGAGCGTATTAAAAACACGCCCATTCCATATTCATACAGTGCGTTTATTAAAAAGTTTATCTTTTTCTATATCATGACCTTGCCCTTTGGTTATGTGTTTAGCTTGGGGTATTACGCCATCCCAGTCGTTATTTTTATTTTTTATGTATTGGCAAGTTTAGAGTTGATTGCCGAAGAAATTGAAGATCCTTTTGGGATTGATGCCAACGATTTACCTATTGAAAAGATTTCGGCAAATATTAAAAAGCATGTGGAGGAGATTATTTAG